The proteins below are encoded in one region of Streptomyces cyanogenus:
- a CDS encoding lysophospholipid acyltransferase family protein, which yields MADAKVIPFDDDRSRGSAAQRPARRRSAGSRRGALGEPGEMGAVQPLPGRERGQDDGPVSREEEPSGPSQDGGRDGGLERRVAAGLAFLRRRLTGDYEVDDFGYDEELTDQVLMSLLRPVYEKYFRVEVKGVENIPAEGGALIVANHSGTVPLDGLMMQVAVHDHHPAGRHLRLLAADLVFVLPVVNELARKLGHTLACAEDAEGLLGQGELVGVMPEGFKGIGKPFGERYKLQRFGRGGFVSTALRQGAPIIPCSIVGAEEIYPMIGNAKTLARLLGFPYFPLTPTFPWLGPLGAIPLPTKWTIQFGEPIPTEGYPPEAAEDPMLMFNLTDQVREQIQHTLYKLLVQRRSVFF from the coding sequence ATGGCGGACGCCAAGGTCATTCCGTTCGACGACGACCGGTCCCGCGGGAGCGCCGCACAGCGCCCGGCGCGGCGCCGGAGCGCGGGGAGCCGGCGCGGCGCGCTCGGGGAGCCGGGCGAGATGGGGGCCGTGCAGCCCCTGCCGGGCCGGGAGCGGGGGCAGGATGATGGCCCTGTGAGCCGCGAGGAGGAGCCGTCGGGGCCGTCGCAGGACGGCGGCCGGGACGGTGGCCTGGAGCGGCGGGTGGCGGCCGGGCTGGCCTTCCTGCGGCGCCGGCTCACCGGGGACTACGAGGTCGACGACTTCGGGTACGACGAGGAGCTGACCGACCAGGTCCTGATGTCTTTGCTGCGGCCGGTGTACGAGAAGTACTTCCGGGTCGAGGTGAAGGGCGTCGAGAACATCCCGGCCGAGGGCGGGGCGCTGATCGTCGCCAACCACTCCGGGACGGTGCCGCTGGACGGCCTGATGATGCAGGTGGCGGTGCACGACCACCATCCGGCCGGCCGGCACCTGCGGTTGCTGGCGGCCGACCTGGTCTTCGTGCTGCCGGTCGTGAACGAGCTGGCCCGCAAGCTGGGGCACACGCTGGCCTGCGCGGAGGACGCGGAAGGGCTGCTGGGCCAGGGCGAGCTGGTCGGGGTGATGCCGGAGGGCTTCAAGGGCATCGGGAAGCCGTTCGGCGAGCGGTACAAGCTCCAGCGGTTCGGCCGGGGCGGCTTCGTGTCCACGGCCCTGCGGCAGGGCGCGCCGATCATTCCCTGCTCGATCGTCGGGGCCGAGGAGATCTACCCGATGATCGGCAACGCCAAGACGCTGGCCCGGCTGCTGGGCTTCCCGTACTTCCCGCTGACGCCGACCTTCCCGTGGCTGGGCCCGCTGGGCGCGATCCCGCTGCCGACGAAGTGGACGATCCAGTTCGGCGAGCCGATCCCGACGGAGGGCTATCCGCCGGAGGCGGCGGAGGATCCGATGCTGATGTTCAACCTGACCGACCAGGTGCGGGAGCAGATCCAGCACACGCTGTACAAGCTGCTGGTGCAGCGCCGGTCGGTGTTCTTCTGA
- a CDS encoding DUF5667 domain-containing protein, whose product MIANVSAHRRANAFAQALEEQSDRDTAAEQSAAPAESPPTAEEHTERGALLALAAGLGALPKPQLDPEVKVVQRAQLVAAMEAMLQEGTGAADASVPGQRSHRARGAHRASPLGKLRPRTRLTKGLAAGGLSVGVAAGAFGGVAAASSDALPGDSLYGLKRGIEDFKLNYLTDGDDQRGQTYLDQASTRLSEARRLLERGRGGHLDHESIGEIRRTLSGMQHDVTEGHRLLHAAYAADPDSLGPIQALSTFSRSHREAWSALSSKLPVQLGDVKQQVSSVFDAIDEEVAPLQSRLPQPPARPGDSRHPGGSGPASTGSSGGHRSTEPSSSGNTPSAGKHSGTGTPSGPATGSSGDGLIGGDTGGLLDPPKTGSEGSSPSAGKSPTGQPDVTIPPLIPDLLPGLGVDGQDAD is encoded by the coding sequence GTGATCGCGAACGTATCGGCGCACCGGCGGGCGAACGCCTTCGCCCAGGCCCTGGAGGAGCAGTCCGACCGGGACACGGCGGCCGAGCAGTCCGCAGCACCGGCGGAATCGCCGCCGACCGCCGAGGAACACACCGAACGGGGCGCGCTGCTGGCCCTGGCGGCGGGTCTCGGCGCACTGCCCAAGCCGCAGCTCGACCCGGAGGTGAAGGTCGTCCAGCGGGCCCAACTGGTGGCCGCGATGGAGGCCATGCTCCAGGAGGGAACCGGGGCGGCGGACGCGTCGGTACCGGGACAGCGGTCCCACCGGGCCAGGGGCGCGCACCGGGCGAGCCCGCTGGGCAAACTCCGCCCGCGCACCAGACTGACCAAGGGCCTCGCGGCCGGCGGGCTGAGCGTGGGCGTGGCCGCCGGGGCCTTCGGCGGGGTCGCCGCCGCCAGCTCCGACGCCCTGCCCGGCGACTCGCTGTACGGCCTGAAACGCGGCATCGAGGACTTCAAGCTCAACTACCTGACCGACGGCGACGACCAGCGCGGCCAGACCTACCTCGACCAGGCCTCCACCCGGCTGAGCGAGGCCCGCCGGCTGCTCGAGCGCGGCCGGGGCGGCCACCTGGACCACGAGTCCATCGGCGAGATCCGCCGCACCCTGTCCGGGATGCAGCACGACGTCACCGAGGGCCACCGGCTGCTCCACGCGGCCTACGCGGCCGATCCGGACTCCCTCGGTCCCATCCAGGCGCTGTCCACGTTCTCCAGATCCCACCGCGAGGCCTGGAGCGCGCTCAGCAGCAAGCTGCCGGTGCAGCTGGGCGACGTGAAACAGCAGGTGTCCTCGGTCTTCGACGCCATAGACGAAGAGGTCGCCCCGCTGCAGTCCAGACTGCCGCAACCACCGGCCCGGCCGGGCGACAGCAGGCACCCGGGCGGCTCCGGACCGGCGTCCACCGGCTCCTCCGGCGGCCACCGGTCCACCGAGCCCAGCTCCTCCGGCAACACCCCGTCCGCCGGCAAGCACAGCGGTACGGGCACGCCGAGCGGGCCGGCCACCGGCAGCAGCGGCGACGGCCTCATCGGCGGCGACACGGGCGGCCTGCTCGACCCGCCGAAGACCGGGTCCGAGGGCAGCTCCCCGTCCGCCGGCAAGTCCCCCACGGGCCAGCCGGACGTCACCATCCCGCCGCTCATCCCGGACCTGCTCCCAGGCCTGGGCGTCGACGGACAGGACGCGGACTAG
- a CDS encoding ECF subfamily RNA polymerase sigma factor, BldN family gives MYPHVGVDASGLATLRAWIAAVKETLRGFVPTAYAVPAFAGAAPAGPCYALAEGSAAVGRRGRATGAATARRPAADSDSARMMDLVERAQAGEAEAFGRLYDQYSDTVYRYIYYRVGGRATAEDLTSETFLRALRRIGTFTWQGRDFGAWLVTIARNLVADHFKSSRFRLEVTTGEMLDANEVERSPEDSVLESLSNAALLEAVRRLNPQQQECVTLRFLQGLSVAETARVMGKNEGAIKTLQYRAVRTLARLLPDDAR, from the coding sequence GTGTACCCACACGTCGGGGTTGACGCCTCGGGCCTGGCTACGCTGCGCGCATGGATCGCGGCGGTCAAAGAGACGCTGCGCGGCTTCGTCCCCACCGCGTACGCCGTCCCGGCCTTCGCCGGCGCCGCGCCCGCAGGCCCGTGCTACGCACTGGCCGAGGGCAGCGCCGCCGTCGGCAGACGAGGGCGTGCCACCGGCGCGGCCACCGCCCGCCGTCCGGCCGCCGACAGCGACAGCGCCCGGATGATGGACCTCGTCGAACGCGCCCAGGCGGGGGAGGCCGAGGCCTTCGGGCGGCTCTACGACCAGTACAGCGACACCGTCTACCGCTACATCTACTACCGCGTGGGCGGCCGGGCCACCGCCGAGGACCTCACCAGCGAGACCTTTCTGCGGGCTCTCAGGAGGATCGGCACCTTCACCTGGCAGGGCCGCGACTTCGGGGCGTGGCTGGTGACGATCGCCCGGAACCTGGTCGCCGACCACTTCAAGTCCAGCCGCTTCCGGCTGGAGGTCACCACCGGCGAGATGCTCGACGCCAACGAGGTCGAACGCTCCCCGGAGGACTCCGTCCTGGAGTCCCTGTCGAACGCCGCCCTGCTGGAGGCCGTACGGCGACTCAACCCGCAGCAGCAGGAGTGCGTGACGCTCCGCTTCCTCCAGGGCCTCTCGGTCGCCGAGACCGCCCGGGTCATGGGCAAGAACGAGGGCGCCATCAAGACGCTCCAGTACCGGGCCGTACGCACCCTCGCCCGGCTGCTGCCGGACGACGCCCGCTGA
- a CDS encoding HAD family hydrolase, giving the protein MAALGWLTPRRRSATARSVLAGEASAEAARKSSQEAPRATPEEPQFPVIGDDRAAAFFDLDNTVMQGAALFHFGRGLYKRKFFETRDLARFAWQQAWFRLAGVEDPEHMQDARDSALSIVKGHRVAELESIGEEIYDEYMADRIWPGTRALAQAHLDAGQKVWLVTAAPVEIAQVIARRLGLTGALGTVAESVDGVYTGRLVGEPLHGPAKAEAVRALAAGEGLDLSRCAAYSDSHNDIPMLSLVGHPYAINPDAKLRRHAREKDWRLRDYRTGRKAAKVGIPAAAGVGAVAGGTAAAIALSRRRR; this is encoded by the coding sequence ATGGCCGCTCTCGGATGGCTCACTCCCCGTAGGCGCTCCGCCACGGCGCGGAGCGTGTTGGCAGGCGAGGCCTCGGCGGAGGCCGCACGCAAGTCCTCGCAGGAGGCGCCGCGCGCCACGCCGGAGGAACCGCAGTTCCCGGTGATCGGCGACGACAGGGCCGCCGCCTTCTTCGACCTCGACAACACGGTCATGCAGGGCGCCGCGCTGTTCCACTTCGGCCGGGGACTGTACAAGCGGAAGTTCTTCGAGACCCGCGACCTCGCCAGGTTCGCCTGGCAGCAGGCGTGGTTCCGGCTGGCCGGTGTCGAGGACCCCGAGCACATGCAGGACGCCCGCGACTCGGCGCTGTCGATCGTCAAGGGCCACCGGGTCGCCGAGCTGGAGTCGATCGGCGAGGAGATCTACGACGAGTACATGGCCGACCGCATCTGGCCCGGCACCCGCGCCCTCGCCCAGGCCCACCTGGACGCCGGGCAGAAGGTGTGGCTGGTCACCGCGGCCCCGGTCGAGATCGCCCAGGTGATCGCCCGCCGCCTCGGCCTGACCGGCGCGCTCGGCACGGTCGCCGAGTCCGTCGACGGCGTCTACACCGGCCGGCTGGTCGGCGAGCCGCTGCACGGGCCGGCCAAGGCGGAGGCGGTGCGCGCCCTGGCCGCCGGGGAGGGCCTGGACCTCTCTCGCTGCGCGGCCTACAGCGACAGCCACAACGACATCCCCATGCTGTCCCTGGTCGGCCACCCCTACGCCATCAACCCGGACGCCAAGCTGCGCAGGCACGCCCGCGAGAAGGACTGGCGCCTGCGCGACTACCGCACCGGCCGCAAGGCCGCGAAGGTCGGCATTCCGGCCGCGGCGGGCGTGGGCGCGGTCGCCGGCGGGACCGCGGCGGCCATCGCCCTGAGCCGGCGCCGCCGGTAG
- a CDS encoding glutaredoxin family protein, whose protein sequence is MSPLFRRRSEPRARLVTLVRKPGCHLCDDAQVVVEKVCGDLGVPWEPKDITEDRELYDRYWEQIPVVLIDGEQHTFWRVNEERLRRALTE, encoded by the coding sequence ATGAGTCCCCTCTTCCGACGCAGGTCCGAGCCGCGCGCGCGGCTCGTCACGCTCGTCCGCAAGCCCGGCTGTCATCTGTGCGACGACGCGCAGGTGGTGGTCGAGAAGGTGTGCGGTGACCTCGGTGTGCCGTGGGAGCCGAAGGACATCACCGAGGACCGGGAGCTGTACGACCGCTACTGGGAGCAGATCCCGGTCGTGCTGATCGACGGCGAGCAGCACACCTTCTGGCGCGTGAACGAGGAGCGGCTGCGGCGGGCACTGACCGAGTAG
- a CDS encoding redox-sensing transcriptional repressor Rex, translated as MATGRTHRPATRSRGIPEATVARLPLYLRALTALSERSVPTVSSEELAAAAGVNSAKLRKDFSYLGSYGTRGVGYDVEYLVYQISRELGLTQDWPVVIVGIGNLGAALANYGGFASRGFRVAALIDADPAMAGKPVAGIPVQHTDDLEKIIKDNGVSIGVIATPAGAAQQVCDRLVAAGVTSILNFAPTVLSVPDGVDVRKVDLSIELQILAFHEQRKAGEETAAGDGALPATTREESADQGPDGDVPAVMPA; from the coding sequence GTGGCAACTGGCCGAACACACCGACCGGCGACCCGTAGCCGAGGGATTCCCGAGGCCACCGTCGCCCGGCTTCCGCTGTACCTCCGAGCCCTGACCGCACTGTCGGAGCGCTCGGTCCCCACGGTCTCCTCCGAGGAGCTGGCCGCGGCGGCGGGGGTCAACTCCGCCAAGCTGCGCAAGGACTTCTCCTACCTGGGCTCCTACGGAACGCGCGGTGTCGGCTACGACGTGGAGTATCTCGTCTACCAGATCTCCCGCGAACTCGGCCTGACCCAGGACTGGCCGGTTGTGATCGTCGGTATCGGTAACCTCGGCGCCGCCCTGGCCAACTACGGCGGTTTCGCCTCCCGTGGCTTCCGGGTCGCCGCGCTGATCGACGCCGACCCGGCGATGGCCGGCAAGCCGGTCGCCGGCATCCCCGTCCAGCACACGGACGACCTCGAAAAGATCATCAAGGACAACGGCGTCTCGATCGGCGTGATCGCGACCCCCGCCGGTGCCGCCCAGCAGGTCTGCGACCGGCTCGTGGCCGCCGGTGTGACCTCCATCCTGAACTTCGCGCCCACCGTGCTGTCCGTCCCGGACGGCGTGGACGTGCGCAAGGTCGACCTCTCGATCGAACTCCAGATCCTCGCCTTCCACGAGCAGCGCAAGGCCGGTGAGGAGACCGCCGCGGGCGACGGCGCGCTGCCCGCCACCACCCGCGAGGAGTCCGCCGACCAGGGACCGGACGGGGACGTCCCCGCCGTGATGCCGGCATGA
- a CDS encoding glutamyl-tRNA reductase, giving the protein MSLLVVGLSHRSAPVSVLERATLSADAQVKLVQDTVAAEPATEAAVLATCNRIELYADVDKFHAGVAELSTLLARHSGVGLEELTPYLYVHYEDRAVHHLFSVACGLDSMVVGEGQILGQIKDSLARAQDLHSAGKLLNDLFQQALRVGKRAHSETGIDRAGQSLVTFGLEQLAAGGDVQDWASGRTALVIGAGSMSSLAAATLARAGVAEVVVANRTFDRAERLARILTEEGDTEVTARAVRMDAVAAELTRADVVVSCTGATGLVLTAEAVAQAVEGRTGRPVADTGVTAVRPASPPRSTGVGADENCPLDLAAVQPGFSVMGEAAVAGMDAATLEQHAAWVDKGTTVDRRERRTPEADAELITALAATVATVGRIPERRKPEPVAERPAPSFFLLDLAMPRDIDAAVHRLAGVRLVDIESLAEASADAPMAADVDQVRRIVSDEVAAFGAAQRAAHITPTVVALRTMAADVVASEIARLDGRLPDLDERQRGEIRQAVHRVVDKLLHAPTVRVKQLAAEPGGAGYADALRTLFDLDPETVAAVSRAVDSTQTKDRPA; this is encoded by the coding sequence ATGAGCCTCCTCGTCGTCGGACTGAGCCACCGCAGCGCACCGGTCAGCGTGCTGGAGCGGGCCACGCTGAGCGCGGACGCCCAGGTCAAGCTGGTGCAGGACACGGTCGCTGCCGAGCCCGCCACCGAGGCAGCGGTACTCGCCACCTGCAACCGCATCGAGCTGTACGCCGACGTGGACAAGTTCCACGCCGGTGTCGCCGAGCTGTCCACGCTGCTCGCCCGGCACAGCGGCGTCGGCCTGGAAGAGCTGACTCCCTACCTGTACGTGCACTACGAGGACCGGGCCGTCCACCACCTGTTCTCGGTGGCCTGCGGGCTGGACTCGATGGTCGTCGGCGAGGGGCAGATCCTCGGCCAGATCAAGGACTCCCTGGCCCGTGCCCAGGACCTGCACTCCGCCGGCAAGCTGCTGAACGACCTGTTCCAGCAGGCCCTCAGGGTCGGCAAGCGCGCCCACTCCGAGACCGGCATCGACCGCGCCGGCCAGTCCCTGGTCACCTTCGGCCTGGAGCAGCTGGCCGCGGGCGGGGACGTCCAGGACTGGGCGAGCGGCCGCACGGCGCTGGTCATCGGCGCGGGGTCGATGTCGTCCCTGGCCGCCGCGACCCTCGCCCGCGCCGGGGTCGCCGAGGTCGTCGTCGCCAACCGCACCTTCGACCGCGCCGAGCGGCTCGCCCGAATCCTCACCGAGGAAGGGGACACCGAGGTGACCGCCCGCGCGGTGCGGATGGACGCCGTTGCCGCCGAGCTGACACGTGCCGACGTCGTCGTCTCCTGTACCGGGGCGACGGGTCTGGTGCTCACGGCGGAGGCGGTCGCGCAGGCGGTCGAGGGCCGCACCGGGCGGCCCGTCGCCGACACCGGCGTCACGGCCGTGCGGCCCGCGAGCCCGCCGCGGTCCACCGGCGTCGGGGCCGACGAGAACTGCCCGCTGGACCTGGCCGCCGTACAGCCCGGCTTCTCCGTCATGGGCGAGGCGGCCGTGGCCGGCATGGACGCGGCCACCCTGGAGCAGCACGCGGCCTGGGTGGACAAGGGCACGACGGTGGACCGCCGGGAGCGCCGTACGCCCGAGGCGGACGCCGAGCTGATCACCGCGCTCGCCGCGACCGTGGCCACCGTCGGCCGGATCCCCGAGCGGCGCAAGCCCGAGCCGGTCGCCGAGCGGCCCGCGCCCAGCTTCTTCCTGCTCGACCTCGCCATGCCCCGCGACATCGACGCGGCCGTGCACCGGCTGGCCGGGGTCCGCCTGGTGGACATCGAGTCGCTCGCGGAGGCCTCCGCCGACGCGCCGATGGCGGCCGACGTCGACCAGGTCCGGCGTATCGTCTCCGACGAGGTCGCGGCCTTCGGCGCGGCACAGCGGGCGGCGCACATCACGCCGACCGTGGTGGCGCTGCGCACCATGGCCGCCGACGTCGTCGCCAGTGAGATCGCCCGCCTCGACGGCCGCCTGCCCGACCTGGACGAACGCCAGCGCGGCGAGATCCGCCAGGCCGTGCACCGGGTCGTCGACAAGCTGCTGCACGCGCCGACCGTACGGGTCAAGCAACTCGCGGCCGAGCCCGGCGGCGCGGGGTACGCGGACGCGCTGCGCACCCTGTTCGACCTCGACCCCGAGACGGTCGCCGCCGTCTCCCGGGCCGTGGACAGCACACAGACGAAGGACCGACCGGCATGA
- the hemC gene encoding hydroxymethylbilane synthase, with protein sequence MTEKALRLGTRRSKLAMAQSGQVAEAVHRVTGRPVELVEITTYGDVSREALAQIGGTGVFVTALRDALLRGEVDFAVHSLKDLPTAQPEELVLAAVPVREDPRDVIVARDALKFTDLPRGARIGTGAPRRMAQLNAYARAHGLDIETVPIRGNVDTRIGYVRDGELDAVVLAAAGLNRIGRIDEATDFLSVDTVLPAPGQGALAIECAAGNAELIAALGELDDPFTRAAVTAERSLLAALEAGCSAPVGALADLPPLSAPFERGDPQADRQIVKEMRLRGVVGTTDGTRMVQLSTTGPVPQTHDQAWALGRELATEMLAQGAAGLMGERAH encoded by the coding sequence ATGACTGAGAAGGCTTTGAGGCTGGGGACCAGGCGGAGCAAGCTCGCCATGGCCCAGTCCGGCCAGGTGGCGGAGGCCGTCCACCGGGTGACCGGGCGGCCCGTCGAGCTGGTCGAGATCACCACGTACGGCGATGTCTCCCGGGAGGCGCTCGCGCAGATCGGCGGCACCGGCGTGTTCGTCACGGCGCTGCGCGACGCGCTCCTCAGGGGCGAGGTGGACTTCGCGGTTCATTCGCTCAAGGACCTGCCGACCGCGCAGCCCGAGGAACTGGTCCTGGCCGCCGTACCGGTGCGCGAGGACCCCAGGGACGTGATCGTCGCGCGGGACGCGCTGAAGTTCACCGACCTGCCGCGCGGGGCGCGCATCGGCACCGGTGCGCCGCGCCGCATGGCGCAGCTGAACGCGTACGCCCGCGCCCACGGCCTGGACATCGAGACGGTCCCGATACGGGGCAACGTCGACACCCGCATCGGGTACGTCCGTGACGGCGAGCTGGACGCGGTCGTGCTGGCCGCCGCCGGCCTCAACCGGATCGGCCGGATCGACGAGGCGACCGACTTCCTGTCGGTCGACACGGTTCTGCCCGCCCCCGGCCAGGGGGCACTGGCGATCGAGTGTGCCGCGGGCAACGCGGAACTGATCGCCGCGCTCGGCGAACTCGACGACCCGTTCACGCGGGCCGCCGTGACCGCCGAACGGTCACTGCTCGCCGCCCTGGAGGCCGGTTGCAGCGCCCCTGTGGGCGCGCTGGCCGACCTTCCCCCACTCTCGGCTCCGTTCGAGCGGGGGGACCCCCAGGCCGACAGGCAGATTGTCAAGGAAATGCGCCTGCGCGGCGTCGTCGGCACCACCGACGGCACCCGCATGGTGCAGCTGTCCACCACCGGTCCCGTGCCCCAGACGCACGACCAGGCGTGGGCACTCGGTCGCGAACTCGCCACCGAGATGCTCGCCCAGGGCGCGGCCGGTCTGATGGGGGAGCGAGCACATTGA
- a CDS encoding uroporphyrinogen-III synthase → MSPTALPAAGPEHGHVTFLGAGPGDPGLLTLRAVEALSHADVLVAEHEVLDVIRTHARQGVSVVPTDADSSAVSPPGTGTPQLTVVDGTSTPAAVPAAARDAAHLVMEAARGGRRVVRAVSGDPGLDTYAAEEMLACAAAGVPFEVVPGVAAAVGVPAYAGVPLRDAQGADVRFVDARTASDRCWTEVGASDGTVVVSTTLDSVAAAAGELVSAGRKPDTPLTVTVAGTTTRQRTWTATLGTIAQTLKQAKVLPSPDGGRPVIAVVGERSAAARRDQLSWFESKPLFGWKVLVPRTKEQAASLSDQLRSYGAVPHEVPTIAVEPPRTPQQMERAVKGLVTGRYEWIAFTSVNAVKAVREKFEEYGLDARAFAGIKVAAVGEQTAKALIAFGVKPDLVPSGEQSAAGLLEDWPPYDPVFDPIDRVFLPRADIATETLVAGLIELGWEVDDVTAYRTVRASPPPAETREAIKGGGFDAVLFTSSSTVRNLVGIAGKPHNVTVIACIGPATAKTAEEHGLRVDVMAPEPSVHKLAEALADFGMKRRAAALEAGDPVTRPSERRPGARRRRTTT, encoded by the coding sequence TTGAGCCCCACCGCCCTTCCTGCCGCCGGTCCGGAACACGGGCACGTCACCTTCCTCGGTGCCGGACCCGGAGATCCGGGACTGCTGACTCTGCGCGCCGTGGAGGCGCTGTCGCACGCGGACGTCCTGGTCGCCGAGCACGAGGTGCTCGACGTGATCCGGACGCACGCCCGACAGGGCGTCTCCGTGGTGCCGACGGACGCGGACTCCTCAGCGGTGTCCCCGCCGGGCACGGGCACGCCCCAGCTGACGGTCGTTGACGGCACGTCAACACCCGCCGCTGTCCCGGCTGCTGCCCGGGATGCCGCTCATCTTGTCATGGAGGCTGCGCGGGGCGGCAGGCGGGTGGTCCGTGCGGTGTCCGGGGACCCGGGACTTGATACGTACGCGGCGGAGGAAATGCTCGCCTGCGCCGCCGCCGGGGTGCCCTTCGAGGTCGTCCCCGGTGTCGCGGCGGCGGTCGGCGTGCCCGCGTACGCCGGTGTGCCGCTGCGGGACGCGCAGGGTGCGGACGTCCGGTTCGTGGACGCCCGTACGGCCTCGGACCGCTGCTGGACGGAGGTCGGCGCCTCCGACGGCACGGTCGTCGTGTCCACCACCCTGGACTCGGTGGCCGCGGCGGCGGGCGAACTGGTCTCGGCGGGCCGCAAGCCCGACACCCCGCTGACGGTGACGGTCGCCGGTACGACGACCCGGCAGCGGACCTGGACCGCGACCCTCGGCACGATCGCCCAGACCCTGAAGCAGGCGAAGGTGCTGCCGTCCCCCGACGGCGGCCGGCCGGTGATAGCCGTGGTCGGCGAGCGCAGCGCCGCCGCCCGGCGCGACCAGCTGTCGTGGTTCGAGTCCAAGCCGCTGTTCGGCTGGAAGGTGCTCGTGCCGCGCACGAAGGAGCAGGCGGCATCGCTCTCCGACCAGCTGCGGTCCTACGGTGCCGTGCCGCACGAGGTCCCGACGATCGCGGTGGAGCCCCCGCGGACGCCCCAGCAGATGGAGCGGGCGGTCAAGGGCCTGGTGACGGGCCGGTACGAGTGGATCGCGTTCACCTCCGTCAACGCGGTGAAGGCGGTCCGGGAGAAGTTCGAGGAGTACGGCCTGGACGCCCGCGCCTTCGCGGGCATCAAGGTGGCCGCGGTGGGCGAGCAGACCGCCAAGGCGCTGATCGCCTTCGGTGTGAAGCCCGACCTGGTGCCGAGCGGCGAGCAGTCGGCGGCCGGCCTCCTGGAGGACTGGCCCCCCTACGACCCGGTGTTCGACCCGATCGACCGCGTCTTCCTGCCCCGGGCCGACATCGCCACCGAGACCCTGGTCGCCGGTCTGATCGAGCTGGGCTGGGAGGTCGACGACGTCACGGCCTACCGGACCGTGCGCGCGTCGCCGCCGCCGGCGGAGACCCGGGAGGCGATCAAGGGCGGCGGCTTCGACGCGGTCCTCTTCACCTCGTCGTCCACGGTCCGGAACCTGGTCGGCATCGCGGGCAAGCCGCACAACGTGACGGTGATCGCGTGCATCGGCCCGGCCACGGCCAAGACGGCCGAGGAACACGGTCTGCGGGTGGACGTGATGGCTCCGGAGCCGTCCGTGCACAAGCTGGCCGAGGCCCTGGCCGACTTCGGCATGAAGCGACGGGCCGCCGCGCTGGAGGCGGGGGACCCGGTGACCCGGCCGAGCGAGCGGCGGCCGGGGGCCCGGCGGCGGCGGACCACGACGTGA
- a CDS encoding methyltransferase produces the protein MTLEASAPIGLPGGPYDPPHARLLALAAAKWAAQPIAVLAEMGIADALADGPRTLADLAAAVEAQPSALRRCLRAAACVGVFAEQEDGRWSLTPMADCLRRDAATPIRNWVLMLTRGPMWDSFGKLAETVRTGRSAFEVAHGTPLFDYLDKDDAFREVYESAMGELTGELAAELADVVDFGRYGTLVDLGGGDGALLGNLLARYPDCRGVLVERPRVIELARPRLTALGVADRVRLVPGDATAEVPAGGDAYLVKNMLHCFDDDTALAVLRRVRAAGGADATLFVVEAVVPPGNDFHWAKLIDIEMLADNDGRERTEEEWRELLHAAGFALDRVCATTPPQSVLIARPLPG, from the coding sequence GTGACGCTTGAGGCTTCCGCTCCGATCGGCCTGCCGGGCGGGCCGTACGACCCGCCGCACGCCCGGCTGCTCGCCCTCGCGGCCGCCAAGTGGGCGGCCCAGCCCATCGCGGTCCTCGCCGAAATGGGCATCGCCGACGCCCTGGCCGACGGCCCGCGGACCCTGGCGGACCTGGCGGCCGCCGTCGAGGCCCAGCCGTCCGCGTTACGGCGGTGCCTGCGCGCGGCGGCCTGTGTGGGCGTCTTCGCCGAGCAGGAGGACGGGCGCTGGAGCCTGACCCCGATGGCGGACTGTCTGCGCCGCGACGCGGCCACCCCGATCCGCAACTGGGTGCTCATGCTCACCCGGGGTCCCATGTGGGACTCCTTCGGCAAGCTGGCCGAGACCGTGCGCACCGGCCGGTCCGCCTTCGAGGTCGCCCACGGCACGCCGTTGTTCGACTACCTCGACAAGGACGACGCGTTCCGCGAGGTCTACGAGTCGGCCATGGGCGAGCTGACCGGTGAACTCGCGGCGGAGCTGGCCGACGTCGTCGACTTCGGCCGCTACGGCACCCTGGTCGACCTCGGCGGCGGCGACGGCGCCCTCCTCGGGAACCTGCTCGCCCGGTACCCGGACTGCCGGGGGGTCCTGGTCGAGCGGCCCCGGGTGATCGAACTCGCCCGCCCTCGGCTGACCGCGCTCGGGGTCGCCGACCGGGTCCGGCTGGTGCCCGGTGACGCCACCGCCGAGGTGCCCGCCGGAGGCGACGCCTACCTGGTGAAGAACATGCTGCACTGCTTCGACGACGACACGGCCCTCGCCGTGCTGCGCCGGGTGCGCGCGGCGGGCGGCGCGGACGCCACGCTCTTCGTCGTCGAGGCGGTCGTACCGCCCGGCAACGACTTCCACTGGGCCAAGCTCATCGACATCGAGATGCTCGCCGACAACGACGGGCGTGAGCGCACCGAGGAGGAGTGGCGGGAGCTGCTGCACGCGGCCGGATTCGCCCTGGACCGCGTGTGCGCCACCACCCCGCCGCAGTCGGTGCTGATAGCCCGGCCGCTGCCCGGCTGA